In a genomic window of Wyeomyia smithii strain HCP4-BCI-WySm-NY-G18 chromosome 1, ASM2978416v1, whole genome shotgun sequence:
- the LOC129718063 gene encoding probable cyclin-dependent serine/threonine-protein kinase DDB_G0292550 — protein NNNNNNNNNNNNNNNNNNNNNNNNNNNNNNNNNNNNNNNNNNNNNNNNNNNNNNNNNNNNNNNNNNNNNNNNNNNNNNNNNNNNNNNNNNNNNNNNNNNNNNNNNNNNNNNNNNNNNNNNNNNNNNNNNNNNNNNNNNNNNNNNNNNNYNYNNNNNNNNNNNNNNNNNNNNNNNNNYNNNNNNNNNNNNNNNNNNNNNNNNNNNNNNNNNNNNNNNNNNNNNNNNNNNNNNNNNNNNNNNNNNNNNNNNNNNNNNNNNNNNNNNTNNNNNNNNNNNNNNNNNNNNNNNNNNNNNNNNNNNNNNNNNNNNNNNNNNNNNNNNNNNNNNNNNNNNNKNNNNNNNNNNNNNNNNNNNNNNNNNNNNNNNNNNNNNNNNNNNNNNNNNNNNNNNNNNNNNNNNNNNNNNNNNNNNNNNNNNNNNNNNNNNNNNNNNNNNNNNNNNNNNNNNNNNNNNNNNNNNNNNNNNNNNNNNNNNNNNNNNNNNNNNNNNNNNNNNNNNNNNNNNNNNNNNNNNNNNNNNNNNNNNNNNNNNNTNNNNKNNNNNN, from the coding sequence aataataataataataataataataataataataataataataataataataataataataataataataataataataataataataataataataataataataataataataataataataataataataataataataataataataataataataataataataataataataataataataataataataataataataataataataataataataataataataataataataataataataataataataataataataataataataataataataataataataataataataataataataataataataataataataataataataataataataataataataataataataataataataataataataataataataataataataataataataataataataataataataataataataataattataattataataataataataataataataataataataataataataataataataataataataataataataataataattataataataataataataataataataataataataataataataataataataataataataataataataataataataataataataataataataataataataataataataataataataataataataataataataataataataataataataataataataataataataataataataataataataataataataataataataataataataataataataataataataataataataataataataatactaataataataataataataataataataataataataataataataataataataataataataataataataataataataataataataataataataataataataataataataataataataataataataataataataataataataataataataataataataataataataataataataataataataataataataaaaataataataataataataacaataataataataataataataataataataataataataataataataataataataataataataataataataataataataataataataataataataataataataataataataataataataataataataataataataataataataataataataataataataataataataataataataataataataataataataataataataataataataataataataataataataataataataataataataataataataataataataataataataataataataataataataataataataataataataataataataataataataataataataataataataataataataataataataataataataataataataataataataataataataataataataataataataataataataataataataataataataataataataataataataataataataataataataataataataataataataataataataataataataataataataataataataataataataataacaacactaataataataataaaaataataataataataat
- the LOC129716983 gene encoding uncharacterized protein LOC129716983 codes for MAEIEPVGKKPDIGPNDSFNYENTTNSGNRNKRTLPIFLDHENRYGNVEFLLLQGENNAPLPSKPFVIGKSVEIAAGGAIAGATSESRGTKYTLEVRGKFQVEKLLKLKKLIDDTPVEVIYHPTRNIRRCVVTCWDVADVDTIEICENLREQGVLNVNRITRRTPKGLMNSGSMILTMKGTVPPNFVKFGQLRIPTRLYYPSPMLCYKCFSYGHTKMRCTGEEKCKNCSETHENTETCGKPAYCGNCKLNHQPISRECPVYCVEKEIIKIKIDEGLSYNEAKDAHKSRVTTSKGTFSNTVQQRLINPQIEELTKLAKQREDERKKILEENEDMRKQISKLQQALKRTMEKQKKLSEQLRQQISEEKHTQKSKYLAAPSKN; via the coding sequence ATGGCTGAAATTGAACCAGTAGGAAAAAAGCCAGATATCGGACCTAATGATTCGTTTAACTATGAAAACACTACAAATAGTGGTAACCGGAATAAACGCACCTTACCAATCTTTCTCGACCATGAAAATCGTTACGGTAATGTggaatttttactattacaaGGAGAAAATAATGCACCTCTGCCTAGCAAACCATTTGTTATTGGCAAATCGGTCGAGATTGCTGCTGGTGGGGCTATAGCTGGGGCTACATCTGAATCTCGTGGAACAAAATATACGCTTGAGGTACGTGGTAAATTTCAAGTAGAAAAGTTGCTGAAACTGAAAAAACTAATTGATGATACGCCTGTTGAAGTGATTTACCACCCCACTCGGAATATACGTCGCTGTGTAGTCACCTGCTGGGATGTTGCCGATGTTGACACCATCGAAATTTGCGAAAATCTACGAGAACAAGGTGTATTAAACGTAAATAGAATCACTCGTCGTACTCCAAAGGGTTTAATGAACTCCGGCTCAATGATACTGACGATGAAAGGAACTGTTCCACCGAACTTTGTGAAGTTTGGGCAATTACGAATACCAACACGTCTGTATTACCCTTCTCCTATGCTCTGCTATAAATGTTTCTCATACGGTCATACGAAAATGCGCTGCACAGGTGAAGAAAAGTGCAAAAATTGCTCTGAAACACACGAGAACACAGAAACATGTGGGAAACCTGCTTACTGTGGTAATTGTAAACTTAACCACCAACCGATAAGTCGCGAGTGCCCGGTGTATTGTGTTGagaaagaaataatcaaaattaaaatcgatGAAGGGTTATCATATAACGAAGCCAAAGACGCACACAAGTCAAGAGTAACAACATCCAAAGGTACGTTCTCCAATACTGTACAACAGAGGCTAATCAACCCGCAGATTGAAGAACTCACTAAGCTTGCTAAACAACGTGAAGACGAGCGCAAAAAAATTCTCGAAGAAAACGAGGATATGCGAAAGCAGATATCAAAGCTACAACAAGCACTGAAAAGAACCatggaaaaacagaaaaaactaaGCGAACAACTCAGACAACAAATAAGCGAAGAAAAACATACACAAAAATCGAAATACCTGGCAGctccatccaaaaattaa